The Neurospora crassa OR74A linkage group V, whole genome shotgun sequence sequence TGCGCATGGTGAGGAAGCAGTTTGCTGGGCCAGCTACTCAATGGTGACCCATGAGTTGACGAGTTCGTTGGGTCGCTTCGATTTGTTCCCTTTTAAATCTCGATATCCTTCATGTCCTCGGCGTCTTCGACTGTCGTTTGCTTGCCCTTTGACTCCGTCGCCTTTCCGTTCGCCTCGGTTTcaggcttcttctccttatccTCGCTTGTCCTTTCCTTGGCGGGAGAATCCTCATTGACCTTGATATCCTCCTTGCTATGCTCTCCGCTTGTCCTTGGGGTGTTCAACTCCATCAAGTTGTCGGCGGCTTTGGCCTCGAGGGAGGCGTTGCTAGCCGTGAGAGAGGTTGTGGGGGGTGCCTCCTCAGCAACGCGCGCCAATGGGCTTGGCTTTCCGTAACCTGGTCGGATGGGACTCGACATGGGTGAAGTGCCAGTGAGACGGTGTAGCGACCGGCCACGAGGCTCGTTGTGCTCTGTTGGGCTTTGGTAGGGAGAGCCGGGAGTGGGGGGAGAGCGCATGCCGGAAGCTGACGCCATGGAAGGCGCCATAGATTTGCGCTTGTTGGCTGTGCGACCATACTTCTGATCCATTCTCCACCTCAGAATCTCGAAATAAGACGGCTCAACACGGGTCGCCTTAAACTCACGCAGCTTGAGCTCGTTGGTGTCCTCATCGACAAACCACCTCCCGCTGCTGAGATCCTCGGCAACCATGGCAAGGAAGTGCGCCCACGAGCGGGCCACGACGTACTTTGTATCGTAGTCGCGACCAAAGAGGATGATTTGACCCCAGTGGCCCTTTGGTCCAGGCGCCAAATCGACAGCCAAGTTGTTGCCGCCCCAGTCACGAACGAGAGGAATCCAGGCAGGGTGCGCATACGCCTTCTGAATCGCGGCCGGGGGGACGGAATCCTGCTTGTTGAGAAGTTCTTGTCGCCAGTTTTGGTTGCGGTTAGGGGCATCTTTTGATGATGAGGCCTGAGCGGCAAATGCCTGAGATTGTCGCTTGACGAGCACGGGATCCAGCATAAACTCTTGGTTCACCGTCTTCCAGTTCTCCCACTCCTGAACCATCTCTTCGCAGTCGAGCAACATGGAGCTGAAAATAATGCCAGTGGGAAGACCACCGCGCTCCTGGCCGTCGTGGATTTGCAAGGATTGCCTGAGATCTTGGGGAAGGGTGCAATCAAGCTGGTATTCGAGTTCGTTCAGATCGTTGACGGTGCAGCCCTCGCCAAGTTGGTCGAACAACTCGGGGTAGTTTTCCTCGGCCCATCTGTCAATTTTCTCCCAGGAGCTAGCGACTGGTGGGGGAGGCGGACCGCCATTTTGGAAGTTCTGCATGGGAATCTCGCCGGTTGGGCTGTGTACATCGAATGCGTCCTGGTGGACGGACTGTCGTTGGCTCACTAGGCCGGGCGAATAGGGGCCACCGTTGGCGGGACTCGGCATGGGAGATATGGCGCGTCCACCGTAGGCCGTGTCGAAGCTCATGGTAGAACCACGGCCATCTCCTTGAAGGTAGGGCGAGTTGATGTCGGCACGCGAGTCGGAGGCGGTAGTAACGCCCGCGAGACCGGAGTTCCGGTTCAATGGGACATGACGTCCAGTTCGGTAAGGAGAGTCGATGCCAGCATCTGTTTCCCAACCATGACATGTAAGCGATCGAACCGAGGACGGGGAAGTAGGGGGGAAGAAAGCACTAACGTCGATCATAACTGGTCATAGCATGCCAGATGTCCTTGAATAAGCTGGTAGAGGATAACAAGAAACTCGGTCAGCCAAGGACTCTCACCGCAAGCGGTGTCGAGGGAGCGGATTGCGA is a genomic window containing:
- the cot-2 gene encoding glucan synthesis regulatory protein; the protein is MAGLFKDIWHAMTSYDRHAGIDSPYRTGRHVPLNRNSGLAGVTTASDSRADINSPYLQGDGRGSTMSFDTAYGGRAISPMPSPANGGPYSPGLVSQRQSVHQDAFDVHSPTGEIPMQNFQNGGPPPPPVASSWEKIDRWAEENYPELFDQLGEGCTVNDLNELEYQLDCTLPQDLRQSLQIHDGQERGGLPTGIIFSSMLLDCEEMVQEWENWKTVNQEFMLDPVLVKRQSQAFAAQASSSKDAPNRNQNWRQELLNKQDSVPPAAIQKAYAHPAWIPLVRDWGGNNLAVDLAPGPKGHWGQIILFGRDYDTKYVVARSWAHFLAMVAEDLSSGRWFVDEDTNELKLREFKATRVEPSYFEILRWRMDQKYGRTANKRKSMAPSMASASGMRSPPTPGSPYQSPTEHNEPRGRSLHRLTGTSPMSSPIRPGYGKPSPLARVAEEAPPTTSLTASNASLEAKAADNLMELNTPRTSGEHSKEDIKVNEDSPAKERTSEDKEKKPETEANGKATESKGKQTTVEDAEDMKDIEI